From one Triticum urartu cultivar G1812 chromosome 3, Tu2.1, whole genome shotgun sequence genomic stretch:
- the LOC125544162 gene encoding peroxisomal biogenesis factor 6-like isoform X1, producing MEHGSLLASAVTVGVGVGIGLVSARLTAASTPEDGGVAGAEVEAELRRLVVDGLDSGVTFDDFPYYLSEETKLALTSAGYAYLSKINLPSHIRVLSAASRTILLCGPSEPYLQSLAKALAHHFDARLLLLDIAEFSRQIQHKYGSASSALVRKRSLTESALDKVSGLVGSFNFFRKKDEPADSLKYEKSLLDLRTSNCTKTPSVRVHVSLLPAAFLPACEPSEDLGPIRQSWNLDEKILIKSLYKMITSVSECNPVIVYIRDVNLLLGASDAACSMFKKMLSKLSGRVLIIGSYFLESDADSDDVDEVVSDIFPYILETKPPKEETDLVKWKTQIEEDTKKTKGQIFTNMIAEVLSANSLICDDLDSLDPDDDLHTIASYMEEIMAPAVSYHLMDNKVPEYRNGKLIIPAESLSHGLRIFQESSSLGKDTVEPKDVGKKSQVTPDNEFEKLIRPTVVPASQIGVTFDDIGALTDIKESLQELVMLPLKRPELFNGGLLKPCKGILLFGPPGTGKTMLAKALANESGASFLNISLSTIMSKYYGDAEKTIRALFSLATKLAPAIIFVDEVDSLLGQRDRRNENELPRRIKNEFMTHWDGLLSKSNERILVLAATNRPFDLDEAIVRRFEHRIMVGLPTLESRELILKKLLSKEKVEEGIDFKELATSTEGYSGSDLKNLCVTAAYRPVRELIQKEQQKVKDKKENAVQVKEPEAQPKSQRGAAQSSESKKGENVMLETKQGVTEKGVKGATEETVTLRPLTMEDLRLAKDQVGASLASEGSIMTALKEWNELYGKGGSRKKEQLSYFL from the exons ATGGAGCACGGGAGCCTCCTCGCGTCCGCCGTCaccgtcggcgtcggcgtcggcaTCGGCCTCGTGTCGGCGCGCCTGACGGCCGCGTCCACCCCAGaagacggcggcgtcgccggcgcGGAGGTGGAGGCGGAGCTGCGCCGGCTGGTGGTCGACGGGCTTGACAGCGGCGTCACCTTCGACGACTTCCCCTACTACCTCAG CGAGGAGACGAAGCTGGCACTCACGAGCGCCGGGTACGCCTATCTGAGCAAGATAAACTTGCCCAGCCACATCCGGGTCCTCTCTGCCGCCAGCCGCACCATACTGCTCTGCGGCCCATCAG AACCATACCTGCAGTCGCTCGCCAAGGCTCTGGCACACCACTTCGACGCTCGCCTGCTGCTGCTCGACATCGCCGAGTTCTCGCGCCAG ATCCAACACAAATACGGGAGCGCAAGCAGTGCTCTG GTTCGTAAACGATCCTTAACAGAGTCTGCCTTGGATAAAGTGTCTGGTTTGGTTGGATCTTTCAACTTTTTCCGCAAGAAGGATGAGCCAGCAG ACTCACTGAAATATGAAAAGAGCCTTCTGGATTTGAGGACGAG TAATTGCACTAAAACACCTTCAGTTCGGGTGCATGTATCTTTATTGCCTGCTGCGTTTCTCCCTGCATGTGAACCTTCGGAAGACTTGG GTCCAATCAGACAAAGCTGGAATTTAGATGAGAAAATTCTCATAAAATCTCTTTACAAG atgataaCTTCAGTTTCTGAATGCAATCCAGTTATCGTTTACATAAGGGATGTCAACCTGTTACTTGGTGCTTCAGATGCAGCATGCTCAATGTTCAAGAAAATGTTGAGCAAACTGTCTGGACGAGTTTTGATAATTGGTTCATACTTCCTCGAATCTGATGCAGATAGTGATGACGTTGATGAGGTTGTCAGTGATATATTCCCATACATTCTGGAGACTAAGCCTCCCAAGGAGGAGACTGATCTTGTGAAATGGAAAACCCAAATAGAAGAAGATACTAAGAAAACCAAGGGTCAAATCTTTACAAATATGATTGCAGAGGTGCTCTCCGCCAACAGTTTGATCTGTGATGATTTGGACTCATTAGATCCAGATGACGATTTACATACCATTGCCAGCTACATGGAAGAAATTATGGCCCCAGCAGTCTCTTACCATTTGATGGATAACAAGGTCCCTGAATACAGAAACGGAAAGCTCATTATTCCTGCAGAGAG CTTATCTCATGGATTAAGAATTTTCCAAGAGAGCAGCAGCCTTGGAAAAGATACAGTGGAACCAAAGGATGTCGGAAAGAAG TCACAGGTCACTCCAGACAACGAATTTGAAAAGCTCATCCGACCAACTGTTGTACCGGCCAGTCAAATAGGAGTCACATTTGATGACATCGGAGCATTAACTGATATAAAAGAGTCACTTCAGGAGCTTGTCATGCTTCCACTTAAGCGGCCTGAACTTTTCAATGGTGGTCTCCTGAAGCCATGCAAGGGGATTCTACTATTTGGACCTCCAGGAACAGGGAAAACGATGCTGGCCAAGGCTTTAGCAAATGAATCCGGAGCTAGCTTCTTGAACATCTCCTTGTCCACCATCATGTCAAAATATTATGGAGATGCCGAGAAGACTATCCGGGCTTTGTTCAGTCTGGCTACTAAACTTGCACCGGCCATTATTTTCGTGGATGAGGTGGACAGCTTGTTAGGGCAGCGTGATCGACGCAATGAAAATGAGCTCCCGCGAagaatcaagaatgagttcatgaCTCATTGGGATGGACTCTTGTCAAAGTCTAATGAAAGGATTCTTGTCCTTGCTGCAACAAACAGACCGTTTGACCTCGATGAAGCGATTGTTAGGAGGTTTGAGCACAG AATAATGGTCGGTCTCCCTACTTTGGAAAGTAGAGAGTTGATTTTGAAGAAGCTGCTATCCAAAGAGAAGGTTGAAGAAGGTATTGACTTTAAGGAGCTTGCAACATCGACGGAAGGATACAGTGGAAGTGATCTGAAG AATCTTTGTGTGACGGCTGCCTACCGCCCTGTTAGAGAGCTCATTCAGAAAGAACAACAGAAGGTAAAG GATAAGAAGGAAAATGCAGTGCAAGTTAAGGAGCCAGAAGCGCAACCCAAAAGTCAGAGAGGCGCGGCACAAAGCTCAGAAAGCAAGAAAGGCGAGAATGTCATGCTAGAAACCAAGCAAGGGGTGACAGAGAAAGGCGTCAAAGGTGCAACCGAAGAGACTGTCACCCTCAGGCCGCTAACCATGGAGGACTTGAGGCTGGCGAAGGATCAA GTCGGTGCCAGCTTGGCTAGTGAGGGGTCTATCATGACTGCCCTCAAGGAATGGAACGAGCTCTACGGCAAAGGCGGGTCAAGGAAGAAGGAGCAGCTCTCATACTTCTTGTAG
- the LOC125544162 gene encoding peroxisomal biogenesis factor 6-like isoform X2, whose protein sequence is MEHGSLLASAVTVGVGVGIGLVSARLTAASTPEDGGVAGAEVEAELRRLVVDGLDSGVTFDDFPYYLSEETKLALTSAGYAYLSKINLPSHIRVLSAASRTILLCGPSEPYLQSLAKALAHHFDARLLLLDIAEFSRQIQHKYGSASSALVRKRSLTESALDKVSGLVGSFNFFRKKDEPADSLKYEKSLLDLRTSNCTKTPSVRVHVSLLPAAFLPACEPSEDLGPIRQSWNLDEKILIKSLYKMITSVSECNPVIVYIRDVNLLLGASDAACSMFKKMLSKLSGRVLIIGSYFLESDADSDDVDEVVSDIFPYILETKPPKEETDLVKWKTQIEEDTKKTKGQIFTNMIAEVLSANSLICDDLDSLDPDDDLHTIASYMEEIMAPAVSYHLMDNKVPEYRNGKLIIPAESLSHGLRIFQESSSLGKDTVEPKDVGKKVTPDNEFEKLIRPTVVPASQIGVTFDDIGALTDIKESLQELVMLPLKRPELFNGGLLKPCKGILLFGPPGTGKTMLAKALANESGASFLNISLSTIMSKYYGDAEKTIRALFSLATKLAPAIIFVDEVDSLLGQRDRRNENELPRRIKNEFMTHWDGLLSKSNERILVLAATNRPFDLDEAIVRRFEHRIMVGLPTLESRELILKKLLSKEKVEEGIDFKELATSTEGYSGSDLKNLCVTAAYRPVRELIQKEQQKVKDKKENAVQVKEPEAQPKSQRGAAQSSESKKGENVMLETKQGVTEKGVKGATEETVTLRPLTMEDLRLAKDQVGASLASEGSIMTALKEWNELYGKGGSRKKEQLSYFL, encoded by the exons ATGGAGCACGGGAGCCTCCTCGCGTCCGCCGTCaccgtcggcgtcggcgtcggcaTCGGCCTCGTGTCGGCGCGCCTGACGGCCGCGTCCACCCCAGaagacggcggcgtcgccggcgcGGAGGTGGAGGCGGAGCTGCGCCGGCTGGTGGTCGACGGGCTTGACAGCGGCGTCACCTTCGACGACTTCCCCTACTACCTCAG CGAGGAGACGAAGCTGGCACTCACGAGCGCCGGGTACGCCTATCTGAGCAAGATAAACTTGCCCAGCCACATCCGGGTCCTCTCTGCCGCCAGCCGCACCATACTGCTCTGCGGCCCATCAG AACCATACCTGCAGTCGCTCGCCAAGGCTCTGGCACACCACTTCGACGCTCGCCTGCTGCTGCTCGACATCGCCGAGTTCTCGCGCCAG ATCCAACACAAATACGGGAGCGCAAGCAGTGCTCTG GTTCGTAAACGATCCTTAACAGAGTCTGCCTTGGATAAAGTGTCTGGTTTGGTTGGATCTTTCAACTTTTTCCGCAAGAAGGATGAGCCAGCAG ACTCACTGAAATATGAAAAGAGCCTTCTGGATTTGAGGACGAG TAATTGCACTAAAACACCTTCAGTTCGGGTGCATGTATCTTTATTGCCTGCTGCGTTTCTCCCTGCATGTGAACCTTCGGAAGACTTGG GTCCAATCAGACAAAGCTGGAATTTAGATGAGAAAATTCTCATAAAATCTCTTTACAAG atgataaCTTCAGTTTCTGAATGCAATCCAGTTATCGTTTACATAAGGGATGTCAACCTGTTACTTGGTGCTTCAGATGCAGCATGCTCAATGTTCAAGAAAATGTTGAGCAAACTGTCTGGACGAGTTTTGATAATTGGTTCATACTTCCTCGAATCTGATGCAGATAGTGATGACGTTGATGAGGTTGTCAGTGATATATTCCCATACATTCTGGAGACTAAGCCTCCCAAGGAGGAGACTGATCTTGTGAAATGGAAAACCCAAATAGAAGAAGATACTAAGAAAACCAAGGGTCAAATCTTTACAAATATGATTGCAGAGGTGCTCTCCGCCAACAGTTTGATCTGTGATGATTTGGACTCATTAGATCCAGATGACGATTTACATACCATTGCCAGCTACATGGAAGAAATTATGGCCCCAGCAGTCTCTTACCATTTGATGGATAACAAGGTCCCTGAATACAGAAACGGAAAGCTCATTATTCCTGCAGAGAG CTTATCTCATGGATTAAGAATTTTCCAAGAGAGCAGCAGCCTTGGAAAAGATACAGTGGAACCAAAGGATGTCGGAAAGAAG GTCACTCCAGACAACGAATTTGAAAAGCTCATCCGACCAACTGTTGTACCGGCCAGTCAAATAGGAGTCACATTTGATGACATCGGAGCATTAACTGATATAAAAGAGTCACTTCAGGAGCTTGTCATGCTTCCACTTAAGCGGCCTGAACTTTTCAATGGTGGTCTCCTGAAGCCATGCAAGGGGATTCTACTATTTGGACCTCCAGGAACAGGGAAAACGATGCTGGCCAAGGCTTTAGCAAATGAATCCGGAGCTAGCTTCTTGAACATCTCCTTGTCCACCATCATGTCAAAATATTATGGAGATGCCGAGAAGACTATCCGGGCTTTGTTCAGTCTGGCTACTAAACTTGCACCGGCCATTATTTTCGTGGATGAGGTGGACAGCTTGTTAGGGCAGCGTGATCGACGCAATGAAAATGAGCTCCCGCGAagaatcaagaatgagttcatgaCTCATTGGGATGGACTCTTGTCAAAGTCTAATGAAAGGATTCTTGTCCTTGCTGCAACAAACAGACCGTTTGACCTCGATGAAGCGATTGTTAGGAGGTTTGAGCACAG AATAATGGTCGGTCTCCCTACTTTGGAAAGTAGAGAGTTGATTTTGAAGAAGCTGCTATCCAAAGAGAAGGTTGAAGAAGGTATTGACTTTAAGGAGCTTGCAACATCGACGGAAGGATACAGTGGAAGTGATCTGAAG AATCTTTGTGTGACGGCTGCCTACCGCCCTGTTAGAGAGCTCATTCAGAAAGAACAACAGAAGGTAAAG GATAAGAAGGAAAATGCAGTGCAAGTTAAGGAGCCAGAAGCGCAACCCAAAAGTCAGAGAGGCGCGGCACAAAGCTCAGAAAGCAAGAAAGGCGAGAATGTCATGCTAGAAACCAAGCAAGGGGTGACAGAGAAAGGCGTCAAAGGTGCAACCGAAGAGACTGTCACCCTCAGGCCGCTAACCATGGAGGACTTGAGGCTGGCGAAGGATCAA GTCGGTGCCAGCTTGGCTAGTGAGGGGTCTATCATGACTGCCCTCAAGGAATGGAACGAGCTCTACGGCAAAGGCGGGTCAAGGAAGAAGGAGCAGCTCTCATACTTCTTGTAG
- the LOC125544162 gene encoding peroxisome biosynthesis protein PAS1-like isoform X3, with translation MEHGSLLASAVTVGVGVGIGLVSARLTAASTPEDGGVAGAEVEAELRRLVVDGLDSGVTFDDFPYYLSEETKLALTSAGYAYLSKINLPSHIRVLSAASRTILLCGPSEPYLQSLAKALAHHFDARLLLLDIAEFSRQIQHKYGSASSALVRKRSLTESALDKVSGLVGSFNFFRKKDEPADSLKYEKSLLDLRTSNCTKTPSVRVHVSLLPAAFLPACEPSEDLGPIRQSWNLDEKILIKSLYKMITSVSECNPVIVYIRDVNLLLGASDAACSMFKKMLSKLSGRVLIIGSYFLESDADSDDVDEVVSDIFPYILETKPPKEETDLVKWKTQIEEDTKKTKGQIFTNMIAEVLSANSLICDDLDSLDPDDDLHTIASYMEEIMAPAVSYHLMDNKVPEYRNGKLIIPAESLSHGLRIFQESSSLGKDTVEPKDVGKKSQVTPDNEFEKLIRPTVVPASQIGVTFDDIGALTDIKESLQELVMLPLKRPELFNGGLLKPCKGILLFGPPGTGKTMLAKALANESGASFLNISLSTIMSKYYGDAEKTIRALFSLATKLAPAIIFVDEVDSLLGQRDRRNENELPRRIKNEFMTHWDGLLSKSNERILVLAATNRPFDLDEAIVRRFEHRIMVGLPTLESRELILKKLLSKEKVEEGIDFKELATSTEGYSGSDLKNLCVTAAYRPVRELIQKEQQKDKKENAVQVKEPEAQPKSQRGAAQSSESKKGENVMLETKQGVTEKGVKGATEETVTLRPLTMEDLRLAKDQVGASLASEGSIMTALKEWNELYGKGGSRKKEQLSYFL, from the exons ATGGAGCACGGGAGCCTCCTCGCGTCCGCCGTCaccgtcggcgtcggcgtcggcaTCGGCCTCGTGTCGGCGCGCCTGACGGCCGCGTCCACCCCAGaagacggcggcgtcgccggcgcGGAGGTGGAGGCGGAGCTGCGCCGGCTGGTGGTCGACGGGCTTGACAGCGGCGTCACCTTCGACGACTTCCCCTACTACCTCAG CGAGGAGACGAAGCTGGCACTCACGAGCGCCGGGTACGCCTATCTGAGCAAGATAAACTTGCCCAGCCACATCCGGGTCCTCTCTGCCGCCAGCCGCACCATACTGCTCTGCGGCCCATCAG AACCATACCTGCAGTCGCTCGCCAAGGCTCTGGCACACCACTTCGACGCTCGCCTGCTGCTGCTCGACATCGCCGAGTTCTCGCGCCAG ATCCAACACAAATACGGGAGCGCAAGCAGTGCTCTG GTTCGTAAACGATCCTTAACAGAGTCTGCCTTGGATAAAGTGTCTGGTTTGGTTGGATCTTTCAACTTTTTCCGCAAGAAGGATGAGCCAGCAG ACTCACTGAAATATGAAAAGAGCCTTCTGGATTTGAGGACGAG TAATTGCACTAAAACACCTTCAGTTCGGGTGCATGTATCTTTATTGCCTGCTGCGTTTCTCCCTGCATGTGAACCTTCGGAAGACTTGG GTCCAATCAGACAAAGCTGGAATTTAGATGAGAAAATTCTCATAAAATCTCTTTACAAG atgataaCTTCAGTTTCTGAATGCAATCCAGTTATCGTTTACATAAGGGATGTCAACCTGTTACTTGGTGCTTCAGATGCAGCATGCTCAATGTTCAAGAAAATGTTGAGCAAACTGTCTGGACGAGTTTTGATAATTGGTTCATACTTCCTCGAATCTGATGCAGATAGTGATGACGTTGATGAGGTTGTCAGTGATATATTCCCATACATTCTGGAGACTAAGCCTCCCAAGGAGGAGACTGATCTTGTGAAATGGAAAACCCAAATAGAAGAAGATACTAAGAAAACCAAGGGTCAAATCTTTACAAATATGATTGCAGAGGTGCTCTCCGCCAACAGTTTGATCTGTGATGATTTGGACTCATTAGATCCAGATGACGATTTACATACCATTGCCAGCTACATGGAAGAAATTATGGCCCCAGCAGTCTCTTACCATTTGATGGATAACAAGGTCCCTGAATACAGAAACGGAAAGCTCATTATTCCTGCAGAGAG CTTATCTCATGGATTAAGAATTTTCCAAGAGAGCAGCAGCCTTGGAAAAGATACAGTGGAACCAAAGGATGTCGGAAAGAAG TCACAGGTCACTCCAGACAACGAATTTGAAAAGCTCATCCGACCAACTGTTGTACCGGCCAGTCAAATAGGAGTCACATTTGATGACATCGGAGCATTAACTGATATAAAAGAGTCACTTCAGGAGCTTGTCATGCTTCCACTTAAGCGGCCTGAACTTTTCAATGGTGGTCTCCTGAAGCCATGCAAGGGGATTCTACTATTTGGACCTCCAGGAACAGGGAAAACGATGCTGGCCAAGGCTTTAGCAAATGAATCCGGAGCTAGCTTCTTGAACATCTCCTTGTCCACCATCATGTCAAAATATTATGGAGATGCCGAGAAGACTATCCGGGCTTTGTTCAGTCTGGCTACTAAACTTGCACCGGCCATTATTTTCGTGGATGAGGTGGACAGCTTGTTAGGGCAGCGTGATCGACGCAATGAAAATGAGCTCCCGCGAagaatcaagaatgagttcatgaCTCATTGGGATGGACTCTTGTCAAAGTCTAATGAAAGGATTCTTGTCCTTGCTGCAACAAACAGACCGTTTGACCTCGATGAAGCGATTGTTAGGAGGTTTGAGCACAG AATAATGGTCGGTCTCCCTACTTTGGAAAGTAGAGAGTTGATTTTGAAGAAGCTGCTATCCAAAGAGAAGGTTGAAGAAGGTATTGACTTTAAGGAGCTTGCAACATCGACGGAAGGATACAGTGGAAGTGATCTGAAG AATCTTTGTGTGACGGCTGCCTACCGCCCTGTTAGAGAGCTCATTCAGAAAGAACAACAGAAG GATAAGAAGGAAAATGCAGTGCAAGTTAAGGAGCCAGAAGCGCAACCCAAAAGTCAGAGAGGCGCGGCACAAAGCTCAGAAAGCAAGAAAGGCGAGAATGTCATGCTAGAAACCAAGCAAGGGGTGACAGAGAAAGGCGTCAAAGGTGCAACCGAAGAGACTGTCACCCTCAGGCCGCTAACCATGGAGGACTTGAGGCTGGCGAAGGATCAA GTCGGTGCCAGCTTGGCTAGTGAGGGGTCTATCATGACTGCCCTCAAGGAATGGAACGAGCTCTACGGCAAAGGCGGGTCAAGGAAGAAGGAGCAGCTCTCATACTTCTTGTAG